In Gemmatimonadales bacterium, the following are encoded in one genomic region:
- a CDS encoding low affinity iron permease family protein, producing the protein MRPTKSRSRFTLFAKTTARATGRPAAFILAVAVILAWLVTGPLFRFSDTWQLVINTGTTVVTFLMVFLIQNTQNRDAEAVQVKLDELLRATKGAHNALLDLEELEQIELDHIRAGYGRLAEDARADLRRGERDTGAPEVT; encoded by the coding sequence ATGCGCCCGACAAAGTCTCGTTCGCGGTTTACGCTTTTCGCTAAGACTACGGCACGAGCGACGGGCAGACCCGCGGCTTTCATCCTCGCGGTTGCTGTGATCCTTGCCTGGTTAGTGACAGGACCCTTGTTCCGGTTCAGCGATACGTGGCAACTGGTGATCAATACCGGTACGACTGTCGTCACCTTCCTGATGGTGTTCCTCATTCAGAATACCCAAAACCGTGATGCGGAGGCCGTGCAGGTGAAGCTGGACGAGTTGCTTCGCGCGACCAAGGGCGCTCATAACGCCCTGCTCGACCTTGAAGAGCTCGAACAGATCGAACTCGACCACATTCGGGCCGGCTACGGCCGCTTGGCGGAGGATGCCAGGGCAGACCTGCGGCGGGGAGAGCGGGACACTGGCGCACCTGAAGTCACGTGA
- a CDS encoding tyrosine-type recombinase/integrase: MTPRKRRSRVYWNHGRLWGDFRDYAAVGGTREPLIPAGAKLATSDPDLAARLADVRLKELRELQRAQQDTGRVPAPSLAGFARDHLIAKKRAGNVTDGWLAATEGFLKRAVAFFGAERGLDRIRPSEVRGFAEWLTSQPARKPKERKEAGSSRTMTTYTVRAHLFALSNLYRRAQESELVPVGFNPVAALMEKPAVVRKEAKWLEVHEAALLLESARTLPVLQTAAGAAIGASLAHPFLATFLLTGGRYHEVLGLELDDVSFDRKTVTFRPNAFRRLKTQTSWRVVPLFPQLEAILRAWVFGPRLEAGGTLLFPAPGSTEMLSDTRKLLDRIAKWAGWKRGEIRHRIFRHTYCAARLQTLDRGAPVSLYVVSRELGHGSEEMYSHLGAVRHRSEVVEYRVERHYERLGDQLIRLAFDITSVIKQPSAEAKEDPRDTQVSAGEDLPEWARRDSNARPLAPEAGGASAGWRKAAPATGIEVVVR; encoded by the coding sequence ATGACTCCGCGGAAGCGAAGGTCACGGGTTTACTGGAACCACGGCCGCCTCTGGGGCGACTTCCGGGACTATGCCGCAGTGGGTGGCACCCGCGAGCCGCTCATCCCTGCAGGCGCGAAGTTGGCCACGTCAGACCCCGATCTCGCGGCTCGGCTCGCCGATGTGCGTCTGAAGGAGCTGCGCGAACTCCAGCGGGCGCAGCAGGACACGGGTCGGGTGCCGGCGCCGTCGCTCGCGGGCTTCGCTCGGGACCACCTGATCGCCAAGAAGAGGGCAGGGAACGTGACGGACGGCTGGCTTGCCGCAACCGAGGGATTCCTCAAGCGTGCGGTCGCCTTCTTCGGGGCAGAGCGGGGGCTCGACCGGATCCGACCGAGCGAGGTCCGCGGCTTCGCAGAATGGCTCACGAGCCAGCCAGCGCGGAAGCCCAAGGAGCGGAAGGAAGCGGGCTCGAGCCGGACCATGACCACCTATACGGTGCGGGCGCATCTCTTCGCGCTCTCGAACCTCTACCGGCGAGCGCAGGAGAGCGAGTTGGTGCCGGTCGGCTTCAACCCCGTTGCGGCCCTGATGGAGAAGCCTGCGGTCGTACGGAAAGAGGCAAAATGGCTGGAGGTGCACGAGGCCGCGCTTTTGCTGGAGTCAGCCAGGACCCTCCCAGTGCTCCAGACCGCCGCCGGCGCCGCGATCGGGGCGAGCCTCGCGCATCCCTTCCTCGCCACCTTCCTGCTCACCGGCGGTCGCTACCACGAGGTCCTCGGCCTGGAGCTCGATGACGTGAGCTTCGATCGGAAGACCGTCACCTTCCGCCCCAACGCCTTCAGGCGACTCAAGACCCAGACCTCCTGGCGCGTCGTGCCCCTCTTTCCGCAGCTCGAGGCGATTCTTCGGGCCTGGGTCTTCGGGCCGCGGCTCGAGGCGGGTGGCACGCTGCTCTTCCCGGCCCCTGGCTCGACTGAGATGCTGAGCGATACGCGGAAGCTGCTCGACCGGATCGCCAAGTGGGCCGGCTGGAAGCGAGGGGAGATCCGGCACCGCATTTTCCGGCACACCTATTGTGCGGCCAGGCTGCAGACGCTCGACCGCGGCGCCCCGGTGAGCCTCTACGTGGTGAGTCGGGAACTCGGCCACGGGAGCGAGGAGATGTACTCTCATCTGGGCGCTGTCCGCCATCGCTCAGAGGTGGTCGAGTACCGGGTCGAGCGGCACTATGAGCGGCTCGGCGATCAGCTCATCCGGCTCGCGTTTGACATAACTAGTGTCATAAAGCAGCCGAGCGCCGAGGCAAAAGAAGACCCCCGCGACACCCAAGTGTCGGCGGGGGAAGATCTTCCAGAGTGGGCCCGGCGCGACTCGAACGCGCGACCTCTTGCTCCGGAGGCGGGCGGAGCCAGCGCTGGCTGGCGAAAGGCAGCGCCAGCCACTGGTATCGAAGTGGTTGTACGCTGA
- a CDS encoding protein kinase, with product MSSPPLHRPQVADLRERLQNGLADRYRIERELGRGGMATVFLAHDLRHKRPVALKVLHPELAHTLGPERFQREIETVARLQHPHILTVHDSGSTAGQLWFTMPFVEGESLRDWLRREQQLPVEVALRIATDSARALQYAHDHGVIHRDIKPENLLLTKDGSTLVADFGIARALSGGDDRLTETGMSVGTPTYMSPEQSAGDRHLDARTDVYSLGTVLYEMLAGEPPFTGPTAQAVIAKRLVGEVPRLRRARPSVPESVEAAVTRALAPLPADRFASAAEFVQALQPTTTTPTATATRRSAAATGRARRRILMAATALVLGVLIGLGVLFAWRRSHAGVGEAGGAKVLAVLPFENLGDSADAYFADGITDAVRGKLSAVPGLRVIASTSSEEYRRTRKSARQVARELGVRYLLIGKIRWQKGGGASRVEVSPELVDLGDPDAPTTRWQQPLDAALTDVFQTQAEIAGRVAEALGVTLGDSTRQRLAARPTNNLAAYDAYLRALDLRRTDAPAAAAAFEQAIARDSAFALAWAELALTHQRFHSVGFTSREQVERSKGEAERALALDPRLPLAYVALGQYHKVRGEFDRALAEYARGLAVAPNDVVLLSGVAEVDVRRGEWARAVEAARRLQPLDPRSTLPLWLETWALMHVRRFDEVLAVTDRARALDPSNPEWYRMRIETRAAEGDLPDARRELDLAERQLGYARMVVYIGRQYDPQWVLPDSAKAFLLRQRPEVMEGDTADWGLTLALAARYLGNTRRARAYADTAWRWLAAHHSARPGVPADYWRPGLCLGHALAGRVGEARRSCEVLLERPSPDATWRVFELLTYSRAAVVRGDAGRALPLLERLAPGPGWATPAWLRLDPMFAPLRGNPRFEQLVNGS from the coding sequence TTGAGTTCACCTCCACTCCACCGGCCCCAGGTGGCGGACCTCCGCGAGCGGCTCCAGAACGGCTTAGCTGATCGTTACCGTATCGAGCGCGAGCTCGGGCGGGGCGGCATGGCCACGGTCTTTCTGGCGCACGACCTCCGGCACAAGCGTCCGGTGGCGCTCAAGGTGCTGCACCCCGAGTTGGCTCACACGCTCGGCCCCGAGCGCTTCCAGCGTGAGATCGAGACGGTGGCCCGCCTCCAGCACCCGCATATCCTCACCGTGCACGACTCCGGGTCAACGGCCGGGCAGCTCTGGTTCACCATGCCCTTCGTCGAAGGGGAGAGTCTCCGCGACTGGCTCCGGCGGGAGCAGCAGCTCCCCGTGGAGGTCGCGCTTCGGATCGCCACGGACTCGGCCCGGGCGCTCCAGTACGCCCACGACCACGGGGTGATCCACCGCGACATCAAGCCTGAGAATCTACTCCTCACGAAGGACGGCAGCACGCTCGTGGCCGACTTCGGCATCGCCCGGGCCCTGAGTGGGGGCGACGACCGGCTCACGGAGACCGGCATGAGCGTGGGCACCCCGACCTACATGAGCCCGGAGCAGTCGGCTGGGGATCGGCACCTGGATGCCCGGACCGACGTGTATAGCCTGGGCACGGTGCTCTATGAGATGCTGGCGGGTGAGCCGCCCTTCACCGGGCCCACGGCCCAGGCGGTAATCGCCAAGCGCCTCGTCGGCGAGGTCCCCCGGCTGCGCCGCGCGCGACCCAGCGTACCGGAGAGTGTGGAGGCCGCGGTCACCCGAGCGCTCGCGCCGCTGCCGGCCGACCGATTCGCGAGCGCCGCGGAGTTCGTCCAGGCATTACAGCCGACGACCACCACGCCGACTGCCACAGCCACCCGCCGCTCGGCTGCTGCCACTGGGCGCGCCCGGCGACGGATTCTGATGGCCGCGACGGCGCTGGTTCTCGGCGTCCTCATCGGACTCGGCGTGCTGTTCGCCTGGCGGCGGAGCCACGCGGGCGTCGGGGAGGCGGGCGGCGCGAAGGTGCTGGCTGTTCTCCCGTTCGAGAACCTGGGCGACTCGGCCGACGCCTACTTCGCCGACGGCATCACCGACGCGGTGCGCGGCAAGCTGTCCGCCGTCCCGGGGCTACGGGTGATCGCGAGCACGAGCAGCGAGGAGTACCGGCGCACCCGGAAGTCTGCGCGCCAGGTGGCACGTGAGCTGGGCGTCCGCTACTTGCTGATCGGCAAAATCCGCTGGCAGAAGGGCGGCGGGGCGAGTCGGGTCGAGGTGAGTCCCGAGCTGGTCGACCTCGGCGACCCGGACGCGCCCACCACCCGCTGGCAGCAGCCCCTCGATGCGGCGCTCACCGACGTGTTCCAGACGCAGGCCGAGATCGCCGGTCGGGTGGCGGAAGCCCTCGGCGTGACGCTGGGCGACAGCACACGACAGCGGCTGGCCGCGCGCCCCACGAACAACCTGGCGGCGTACGACGCTTATCTCCGGGCCTTGGACCTGCGCCGCACAGACGCGCCAGCCGCCGCCGCCGCATTCGAGCAGGCGATCGCACGGGATTCCGCCTTCGCGCTGGCCTGGGCCGAGCTCGCGCTCACCCACCAGCGCTTCCACTCCGTTGGGTTCACGTCGCGCGAGCAGGTCGAGCGCTCGAAGGGCGAGGCCGAGCGCGCCCTGGCGCTCGACCCGAGGCTGCCGCTGGCCTACGTCGCCCTCGGGCAGTACCACAAGGTGCGCGGGGAATTCGACCGGGCGCTCGCCGAGTACGCCCGGGGCCTCGCGGTCGCCCCGAACGACGTGGTCCTGCTGAGCGGGGTCGCCGAGGTGGACGTGCGGCGGGGGGAGTGGGCGCGGGCGGTGGAGGCGGCGCGTAGGCTTCAGCCCCTGGATCCCCGCTCGACCCTGCCGCTCTGGCTAGAGACCTGGGCGCTGATGCACGTGCGCCGCTTCGACGAGGTGCTCGCCGTCACCGACCGGGCGCGGGCGCTCGACCCCTCGAACCCGGAATGGTACCGCATGCGGATCGAGACTCGGGCGGCGGAGGGCGACCTCCCCGACGCGCGCCGGGAGCTAGACCTCGCCGAGCGCCAACTCGGCTACGCCCGGATGGTCGTGTACATCGGGCGGCAGTACGACCCGCAGTGGGTGCTCCCCGACAGCGCCAAGGCGTTCCTGCTGCGCCAGCGGCCGGAGGTCATGGAGGGTGACACCGCCGACTGGGGGCTGACGCTCGCGCTCGCGGCCCGCTACCTGGGGAACACGCGTAGGGCCCGCGCCTACGCCGACACGGCGTGGCGCTGGTTGGCGGCGCACCACTCAGCGCGCCCCGGGGTGCCGGCGGACTACTGGAGGCCCGGACTCTGCCTGGGGCACGCTCTGGCCGGGCGGGTGGGCGAGGCACGACGGTCGTGTGAGGTGCTCCTGGAGCGGCCCAGCCCCGACGCGACCTGGCGCGTCTTCGAGCTGCTCACCTACTCTCGCGCCGCCGTGGTGCGGGGGGACGCCGGGCGGGCCCTGCCCCTCCTGGAACGGCTGGCACCCGGGCCGGGCTGGGCCACGCCGGCCTGGCTCCGGCTCGACCCGATGTTCGCCCCGCTCCGGGGCAACCCGCGCTTCGAGCAGCTGGTGAACGGGTCGTGA
- a CDS encoding protein kinase, with amino-acid sequence MTKELRERLQNGLADRYRIERELGRGGMAIVYLAQDIKHERPVALKVLHSELAATIGPERFLREVRTTAGLQHPHILPVHDSGEAAGQLWYTMPYVRGESLRDRLRREAQLPLDDAVDLARQVALALGYAHREGVIHRDLKPENILLSEGQALVADFGVAKALAAGSESRLTETGMAVGTPAYMSPEQAGGGQVDGRSDIYALGCVLYEMLTGEPPFSGPTPQALLAKRILEPVPHVRTLRESVPEPLEQAITRALAKAPADRFASATEFAQALQPTTAAPIATPAGHSVAVHGRAGPRMPVAAMALAIGLLIGLGVLFARRRIHGGIEETGGAKVLAVLPFENLGDSSQAYFADGVGDEVRGKLSQLAGLAVIARASSNEYRRTNKPPQQIARELNAEYLLTGTVRWEKHPDGTSRVRVSPELVRVAPGAAPRTKWQQGFEAALTDVFQVQADIAGQVAQALNLALGDSVKHELAAKPTQGLPAYDAFLRGEAASQGMSTFDPPSLRQAIAEYERAVALDSSFALAWAQLARARARLLAGLGRATPGEAEAAHRAAERALSLAPTRPEGHQALAAYYAVVPPGDLPRAYAEDSTALVLAPGDAGVLGAVGYDELFLGRWEAARRHLEHAARLDPQSGTAADQLGQLLLYARQYPEAERALDHAMQLLPANLLVRVDRALVPLAQGNLARAQAVINAAPKEVDPTALVAFVANYTDLMWVLNEAQQRLLLRLTPSAFDDDRALWGLILAQTYALQGNMAKARVYADSSLRASQQQLQAFPQDAQSHAFLGLTLAYLGQKAAAVREGKQGVQLLPISKNAYAGPYIQHQLARIYLLVGEPEKALDQLEPLLKMPYVLSPGWLKIDPNFAPLRGNPRFERLVNGS; translated from the coding sequence GTGACCAAGGAGCTTCGCGAGCGACTCCAGAATGGGTTAGCTGATCGTTACCGGATCGAGCGTGAGCTTGGGCGCGGTGGTATGGCCATCGTGTATTTGGCGCAAGACATTAAGCACGAGCGCCCGGTCGCCCTCAAGGTGCTGCATTCAGAGCTCGCCGCCACGATAGGGCCAGAGCGCTTCCTGCGCGAAGTCCGCACCACTGCAGGCCTCCAGCACCCTCACATCCTGCCGGTACACGACTCGGGAGAAGCCGCCGGCCAGCTCTGGTACACGATGCCCTACGTGCGCGGCGAGTCGCTGCGCGACCGACTCCGGCGCGAGGCCCAGCTCCCGCTAGACGACGCGGTGGACTTAGCTCGCCAGGTCGCGCTGGCCTTGGGCTACGCCCATCGAGAGGGCGTCATCCACCGCGACCTCAAGCCCGAGAACATCCTCCTGAGCGAGGGGCAGGCGCTGGTCGCCGATTTCGGCGTCGCCAAGGCGCTCGCTGCCGGGAGTGAGAGTCGGCTCACCGAGACGGGCATGGCCGTGGGCACGCCGGCGTACATGAGCCCCGAGCAGGCCGGTGGGGGGCAGGTGGACGGCCGCTCGGATATCTATGCTCTCGGCTGCGTGCTCTACGAGATGCTCACCGGCGAGCCGCCGTTTAGTGGCCCGACGCCGCAGGCCCTTCTTGCCAAGCGAATTCTGGAGCCGGTGCCGCACGTGCGCACCCTGCGCGAGAGCGTTCCAGAGCCGCTCGAGCAGGCGATCACCCGGGCGCTCGCCAAGGCACCCGCCGATCGATTCGCGAGTGCGACCGAGTTCGCCCAAGCCCTACAGCCGACCACCGCTGCCCCGATCGCCACGCCCGCTGGCCACTCGGTGGCAGTGCACGGCCGCGCTGGGCCACGGATGCCGGTGGCTGCGATGGCCCTGGCCATTGGGCTCCTGATCGGGCTTGGCGTGCTGTTCGCCCGGCGGCGGATCCATGGGGGAATAGAGGAGACCGGCGGTGCGAAGGTGTTGGCGGTGCTGCCGTTCGAGAACCTGGGCGACTCCTCCCAGGCCTACTTCGCGGACGGGGTGGGCGACGAGGTCCGGGGCAAGCTGTCGCAGCTGGCAGGGCTCGCCGTCATTGCGAGGGCCAGCTCGAACGAGTACCGGCGGACGAATAAACCTCCGCAACAGATCGCACGCGAGCTGAACGCGGAGTATCTGCTGACTGGAACCGTCCGCTGGGAGAAGCACCCGGACGGCACAAGCCGGGTACGGGTCAGCCCCGAGCTGGTCCGGGTCGCACCCGGCGCGGCCCCCAGGACGAAGTGGCAACAGGGATTCGAGGCGGCGCTGACCGACGTGTTTCAGGTGCAGGCCGACATTGCGGGGCAGGTAGCGCAGGCCTTAAACCTGGCCCTGGGGGACAGTGTCAAACACGAGCTGGCGGCGAAGCCCACCCAGGGCCTGCCAGCTTACGATGCCTTCCTGCGGGGCGAGGCCGCGTCGCAGGGGATGAGCACATTCGACCCACCGAGTCTCCGCCAAGCGATCGCCGAGTATGAGCGGGCCGTGGCGCTGGATTCTTCGTTTGCGCTCGCGTGGGCGCAGCTGGCCCGGGCGCGTGCGAGGCTGCTGGCCGGCCTTGGCAGGGCAACCCCGGGGGAGGCCGAGGCGGCGCACCGTGCGGCGGAGCGGGCGCTGTCGCTGGCCCCAACCCGCCCCGAGGGTCACCAGGCCTTGGCGGCCTATTACGCTGTCGTGCCCCCGGGAGACCTCCCCCGCGCGTACGCCGAAGACAGCACCGCGCTCGTCCTGGCTCCGGGCGATGCCGGCGTTCTCGGAGCCGTCGGGTACGACGAACTCTTCCTTGGCCGTTGGGAGGCCGCGCGCAGGCACTTGGAGCATGCTGCCCGGCTCGATCCCCAATCAGGCACGGCCGCCGATCAGCTCGGGCAACTGTTGCTCTACGCCCGCCAGTACCCCGAGGCAGAGCGAGCCCTCGATCACGCGATGCAGCTCCTGCCAGCGAACCTGCTGGTGCGCGTGGATCGGGCGTTGGTGCCGCTGGCACAGGGTAACCTTGCCCGCGCCCAAGCCGTCATTAACGCAGCGCCCAAGGAGGTAGATCCCACCGCACTCGTGGCGTTCGTGGCAAACTACACGGACCTCATGTGGGTACTGAACGAGGCGCAGCAACGGCTCTTGTTGCGGCTCACGCCAAGCGCGTTCGACGATGACCGCGCGCTTTGGGGCCTCATCCTCGCCCAGACCTACGCCCTCCAGGGCAACATGGCGAAGGCGCGCGTGTACGCCGACTCATCCCTGCGGGCGAGTCAACAGCAGCTTCAGGCATTCCCCCAAGACGCGCAGAGTCACGCGTTCCTCGGGCTCACGCTGGCCTACTTGGGACAGAAGGCGGCAGCGGTGCGGGAGGGCAAGCAGGGCGTCCAGCTCCTGCCCATCTCGAAAAACGCTTACGCAGGGCCGTACATTCAGCACCAGCTCGCGCGGATCTACCTTCTCGTGGGCGAGCCGGAAAAGGCACTCGACCAGCTCGAGCCCTTGCTCAAGATGCCCTACGTCCTCTCGCCCGGCTGGCTCAAGATCGACCCGAACTTCGCCCCGCTCCGGGGCAACCCGCGCTTCGAGCGGCTGGTGAACGGGTCGTGA
- a CDS encoding protein kinase has product MTIDLRERLRNELADRYRIERELGRGGMATVYLAQDLKHERPVALKVLHPELAATLGPERFLREVRTTARLQHPHILPVLDSGEAAGQLWYTMPYVRGESLRDRLRREAQLPLHDAMELARQTALALDYAHREGVIHRDFKPENILLSEGQALVADFGVAKALAAGSESRLTETGMAVGTPAYMSPEQAGGGPVDGRSDIYALGCVLYEMLTGEPPFTGPTPQAILAKRVLEPVPHVRTLRESVPEPLEQAVTRALAKAPADRFANAAEFAQALQPTAAVTAATPAARAGRRMPVPAMALAVGLLIGLGVLFAWRRSHGGVEETGGVKVLAVLPFENLGDSTDAYFADGVTDAIRGKLTSLPGLEVIASNSSGQYRRTSKSPQQIARELGVDYLLVGKVRWEKRVDSTSRVQVSPELIQGSSAAAKWQEPFEAPLTDVFQVQADVAARVAEALGLALGASQRERLAERPTENLAAYDAFLKGEEAISGDLAAQRRAVDYYERAVALDSTFALAWAQLSRARGQMYWVAPTAAGAAAMRRAAERALALAPKLPEGYFALAFYYYSVQHDVTRALEQSTRAWQLRPKDAQFLVVVAQNELDLGHTEEGLKHLREVQMLDPRSVETATRAVHALVGLRRYREALEAAERGLALAPADIPLIHAVVEAHLAQGDLAGGQAVLRAVPREVDPAALVAYVATLDDLYWVLDDAQQRLLLQLSPAPFGDDRATWGIALAETHALRGDTALARAYADSARIVLKARLRDVPQDAVTHAYLGLALAYMGRKADAIREGERALALPISMDLRGDFKHLLARIYVLVGKREKALDLLEPLLQRHYISPGWLKIDPTFDPLRGNPRFERLVNGR; this is encoded by the coding sequence GTGACCATAGACCTTCGCGAGCGACTCCGGAACGAGTTGGCTGATCGCTACCGCATCGAGCGTGAGCTTGGGCGCGGTGGCATGGCCACCGTGTACCTCGCGCAGGACCTCAAGCACGAGCGCCCGGTCGCCCTCAAGGTCCTGCATCCGGAACTCGCCGCCACTTTGGGCCCTGAGCGCTTCCTGCGGGAAGTCCGCACGACGGCCCGGCTGCAGCACCCGCATATCCTCCCGGTGCTGGACTCCGGCGAGGCCGCCGGCCAGCTCTGGTACACGATGCCGTACGTGCGGGGGGAGTCGCTGCGCGACCGGCTCCGGCGCGAGGCCCAGCTCCCACTACACGACGCCATGGAGTTAGCCCGCCAGACAGCGCTGGCCCTAGACTACGCCCACCGAGAAGGGGTCATCCACCGCGATTTCAAGCCCGAGAACATCCTGCTGAGTGAGGGGCAGGCGCTGGTCGCCGACTTCGGAGTCGCCAAGGCGCTCGCTGCCGGGAGTGAGAGCCGACTCACCGAGACCGGCATGGCCGTGGGCACCCCGGCGTACATGAGCCCCGAGCAGGCTGGTGGGGGCCCGGTGGACGGCCGCTCGGATATCTACGCGCTCGGCTGCGTGCTCTACGAGATGCTCACCGGGGAGCCACCATTCACCGGCCCCACGCCGCAGGCCATTCTCGCCAAGCGCGTGCTGGAGCCGGTGCCGCACGTGCGCACCCTGCGTGAGAGCGTGCCGGAGCCGCTCGAGCAGGCGGTCACCCGGGCGCTCGCCAAGGCCCCCGCCGACCGATTCGCGAATGCGGCCGAATTCGCCCAGGCATTGCAGCCGACCGCCGCCGTGACGGCAGCTACGCCCGCCGCGCGCGCCGGGCGACGAATGCCGGTGCCTGCGATGGCCCTGGCCGTCGGGCTCCTGATCGGGCTCGGCGTGCTGTTCGCCTGGCGGCGGAGCCACGGAGGAGTAGAGGAGACCGGGGGTGTGAAGGTGCTCGCGGTGCTGCCGTTCGAGAATCTGGGCGACTCGACCGATGCCTACTTCGCCGACGGGGTGACCGACGCGATCCGGGGCAAGCTCACCTCCTTGCCAGGCCTCGAGGTAATCGCCTCCAACAGCTCCGGCCAGTATAGACGGACGTCCAAGTCCCCGCAGCAAATCGCGCGAGAACTCGGCGTTGACTACCTGCTCGTGGGTAAAGTGCGCTGGGAGAAGCGGGTCGACAGCACCAGCCGAGTGCAGGTGAGCCCCGAGCTGATCCAGGGCTCCAGTGCCGCCGCCAAGTGGCAGGAGCCCTTCGAGGCCCCACTTACCGATGTGTTCCAGGTGCAGGCCGACGTGGCGGCCCGGGTGGCCGAGGCGCTTGGCCTGGCGCTCGGCGCGAGCCAGCGCGAGCGGCTCGCCGAACGCCCGACGGAGAACCTCGCGGCCTACGACGCCTTCCTTAAGGGCGAGGAGGCGATTAGCGGCGACCTAGCGGCCCAGCGACGCGCGGTCGACTATTACGAGCGCGCAGTGGCGCTTGACTCCACATTTGCCCTCGCCTGGGCTCAGCTCTCGCGGGCGCGCGGGCAAATGTACTGGGTCGCGCCTACGGCCGCCGGGGCGGCGGCCATGCGCAGGGCCGCTGAGCGGGCGTTGGCGCTTGCGCCGAAACTGCCCGAGGGGTACTTCGCCCTCGCGTTCTACTACTACTCCGTTCAGCACGACGTCACGCGCGCACTCGAGCAGTCCACACGGGCGTGGCAACTCAGGCCGAAGGACGCCCAGTTCCTAGTCGTGGTTGCCCAGAACGAGCTTGATCTCGGGCACACTGAGGAGGGGCTCAAGCACCTGCGAGAGGTGCAGATGCTCGACCCCCGCTCGGTCGAGACGGCGACACGCGCGGTGCACGCGCTGGTCGGGCTTCGCCGCTACCGCGAGGCGCTGGAGGCGGCCGAGCGGGGGCTCGCCCTTGCCCCGGCCGACATCCCGCTAATCCACGCTGTGGTGGAGGCCCATCTCGCCCAGGGCGACCTGGCCGGAGGGCAGGCGGTGCTCCGAGCCGTGCCACGGGAGGTGGACCCCGCCGCGCTCGTGGCCTACGTCGCCACCTTGGACGATCTCTACTGGGTGCTGGACGATGCGCAGCAGCGGCTGCTCCTCCAACTTTCGCCCGCGCCGTTTGGTGACGACCGTGCCACGTGGGGCATCGCGCTCGCCGAGACGCACGCGCTCCGGGGCGACACCGCGCTGGCGCGAGCCTACGCCGACTCGGCCCGGATCGTCCTGAAGGCCCGCCTTCGAGACGTGCCTCAGGATGCCGTGACCCACGCATACCTGGGCCTGGCACTTGCCTACATGGGGCGCAAGGCCGACGCCATCCGCGAGGGCGAGCGTGCGCTGGCGCTGCCCATCAGCATGGATCTCCGGGGAGATTTTAAGCACCTCCTCGCCCGGATATACGTCCTGGTGGGCAAGCGGGAAAAGGCACTTGACCTGCTCGAGCCGCTGCTTCAGAGACACTACATCTCGCCCGGCTGGCTCAAGATCGACCCCACCTTCGACCCGCTCCGGGGCAACCCGCGCTTCGAGCGGCTGGTAAACGGGAGATAG